A stretch of the Mesorhizobium huakuii genome encodes the following:
- a CDS encoding dienelactone hydrolase family protein produces MTKQDLRIKTHHGVAKAGLFGSAKASPAKAGVILYQDAFGPRPALDGMAERLAGEGYAVLVPDLFYRNVPYGPFDAKTAFTEEKTKAALMALVTGTTQEMTIGDSAAFLDALSVEGVTGPIGTVGYCMGGARALNVAAAYPDRIKAAASFHGGNLASDAADSPHRKAASIKARVYVGMAGVDRSFPPEQSTRLADALRNAEVDHAIENYVGMAHGWCVPDHSVYNEAGAERHWQRLITLFAETLL; encoded by the coding sequence ATGACCAAGCAGGACCTTCGGATCAAGACCCATCACGGCGTGGCGAAGGCGGGCCTGTTCGGCTCGGCCAAGGCGTCCCCGGCCAAGGCCGGTGTCATTCTCTACCAGGATGCTTTCGGTCCGCGCCCGGCGCTTGACGGCATGGCCGAGCGGCTGGCGGGCGAAGGTTATGCGGTGCTGGTGCCGGACCTGTTCTACCGCAACGTGCCCTATGGTCCGTTCGATGCCAAGACCGCCTTCACCGAGGAAAAGACCAAGGCGGCGCTGATGGCGCTGGTGACCGGGACGACGCAGGAGATGACCATCGGCGACAGCGCGGCCTTTCTCGATGCGCTCTCCGTCGAGGGCGTCACCGGGCCGATCGGCACCGTCGGTTATTGCATGGGCGGCGCGCGGGCGCTGAACGTCGCCGCGGCCTATCCAGACCGGATCAAGGCCGCCGCCAGTTTCCATGGCGGCAATCTCGCCAGCGATGCCGCGGACAGCCCGCATCGCAAGGCGGCGTCCATCAAGGCGCGCGTCTATGTCGGGATGGCCGGCGTCGACAGGAGTTTCCCGCCGGAACAGTCGACAAGGCTGGCGGACGCGCTGCGCAATGCCGAAGTCGACCACGCGATCGAGAACTATGTCGGCATGGCGCATGGCTGGTGCGTGCCGGACCACAGCGTCTACAACGAAGCCGGCGCCGAGCGGCACTGGCAAAGGCTGATCACGCTGTTTGCCGAAACGTTGCTGTAG
- a CDS encoding entericidin A/B family lipoprotein, with translation MKLLRIAPIAILACALALTACANTIRGVGKDVKSTARAVKDTVAN, from the coding sequence ATGAAACTGCTGCGCATCGCACCGATTGCCATTCTTGCCTGTGCCTTGGCCCTTACGGCCTGCGCCAACACCATTCGGGGTGTCGGCAAGGATGTCAAATCGACGGCAAGGGCTGTCAAAGACACTGTCGCCAACTGA
- a CDS encoding NAD-dependent epimerase/dehydratase family protein, translated as MRILLTGSSGWLGSALAPRLRALGHEVIGLDPVPSVETQMIGSIADRDLVMRVVGDNRIEAIIHSGALHKPNIEHFENTDFVATNVQGTLNLLDAAVATGVQRFVFTSTTSLMISQAIRDGFKGGARKAAWLTEAMSPEPRNIYGVTKLSAEHLCRLYSLQHGLPVVVLRTARFFPEADDMAHAIEQSDSNTKANELLFRRLTVEDAAEAHVAALEKAPQLGFDIFIVCAPTPFQPDDCDTLIRDAPAVVAHYFPDFPALYARKGWTMFSSIDRVYDASRARDRLGFACKTSFADVLAGAKDGGGRLAHCVQATAARAISAVRSP; from the coding sequence ATGCGAATCTTGCTCACGGGATCGTCGGGTTGGCTGGGCAGCGCTCTGGCGCCGCGCCTGCGCGCGCTTGGCCATGAGGTGATCGGTCTTGACCCTGTTCCATCTGTTGAAACGCAGATGATCGGCTCGATCGCCGATCGTGACCTGGTCATGCGGGTGGTCGGGGACAATCGTATCGAAGCCATCATTCACAGCGGCGCGCTGCACAAGCCCAATATAGAGCATTTTGAGAACACGGACTTCGTCGCGACGAACGTTCAGGGCACGCTCAACCTGCTGGATGCAGCGGTGGCGACCGGCGTGCAACGCTTTGTCTTCACTTCGACCACTTCACTGATGATCTCGCAGGCGATACGCGACGGCTTCAAGGGCGGTGCGCGCAAGGCCGCCTGGCTGACTGAGGCAATGTCGCCCGAACCGCGCAACATCTATGGCGTGACCAAGCTTTCGGCCGAACATCTCTGCCGCCTCTATTCTCTGCAGCATGGCCTGCCGGTGGTCGTGCTGCGCACGGCCCGCTTCTTTCCCGAGGCCGATGACATGGCGCATGCGATCGAACAGTCTGATTCAAACACCAAGGCGAATGAATTGCTGTTCCGGCGGCTGACGGTGGAAGATGCGGCGGAGGCTCATGTCGCCGCGTTGGAGAAGGCGCCGCAGCTGGGCTTCGATATCTTTATCGTCTGCGCGCCGACACCGTTCCAGCCCGACGATTGCGATACGCTGATCAGGGATGCGCCAGCCGTCGTCGCGCATTATTTCCCAGACTTTCCGGCGCTTTATGCGCGAAAAGGCTGGACGATGTTTTCCTCCATCGACCGGGTCTATGACGCATCGCGGGCGAGAGATCGGCTGGGCTTTGCCTGCAAGACGAGCTTCGCGGATGTGCTTGCGGGCGCTAAGGACGGAGGAGGCCGCCTAGCGCACTGCGTTCAGGCGACCGCAGCCCGCGCCATTTCAGCCGTCAGGTCGCCATAG
- a CDS encoding corrinoid protein: protein MSDDEIILSELSDDELVQQMHDDLYDGLKEEIEEGTRILLERGWAPYKVLTEALVEGMRIVGEDFRDGILFVPEVLLSANAMKAGMFILRPLLAATGAPKQGKMVIGTVKGDIHDIGKNLVGMMMEGAGFDVIDLGINNAVEKYLDAIEQHQPDIIGMSALLTTTMPYMKVVIDTMKEKGIRDDYVVLVGGAPLNEEFGKAVGADAYCRDAAVAVETAKDFMKRKHNVRASA, encoded by the coding sequence ATGTCCGACGACGAGATCATCCTTTCTGAACTTTCCGACGACGAGTTGGTGCAGCAGATGCACGACGATCTCTATGACGGGTTGAAGGAAGAGATCGAGGAAGGCACGCGCATCCTTCTGGAGCGCGGCTGGGCGCCGTACAAGGTGCTGACCGAGGCGTTGGTCGAAGGCATGCGCATCGTCGGCGAGGATTTTCGCGACGGCATCCTGTTCGTTCCCGAAGTGCTGTTGTCCGCCAACGCAATGAAGGCCGGCATGTTCATCCTGCGTCCGCTGCTCGCCGCCACCGGCGCGCCGAAGCAGGGCAAGATGGTCATCGGCACCGTCAAGGGCGACATCCACGACATCGGCAAGAACCTCGTCGGCATGATGATGGAAGGCGCCGGCTTCGACGTCATCGATCTCGGCATCAACAACGCGGTCGAGAAATATCTCGATGCGATCGAGCAGCATCAGCCCGACATTATCGGCATGTCGGCGCTTTTGACCACGACCATGCCCTACATGAAGGTCGTCATCGACACGATGAAGGAAAAGGGCATCCGCGACGACTATGTCGTGCTGGTCGGCGGCGCGCCGCTCAACGAGGAGTTCGGCAAGGCCGTCGGCGCCGACGCCTATTGCCGCGATGCGGCGGTGGCGGTCGAGACCGCCAAGGACTTCATGAAGCGCAAGCATAACGTGCGCGCTTCCGCCTGA
- a CDS encoding DUF1638 domain-containing protein gives MVRTQKTKPNQTDRLLVIACGMIAREVLAVKEQLGLTHLELTCLPAEFHFYPDRIAPAMDKAIEKAKAEGYEHIFVGYADCGTGGLLDRVIEKHGVERMAGPHCFAFYQGMEAYAKIAADDMMSFYMTDFLCRQFDAFFMKPLGLDKHPELIKDYFGNYEKLVYLAQTDDPELDKVAEKAAAMLGLAYERRATGYGDLTAEMARAAVA, from the coding sequence TTGGTCAGGACGCAAAAAACGAAACCGAATCAAACAGACAGGCTGCTCGTCATCGCCTGCGGGATGATTGCGCGCGAGGTCTTGGCCGTCAAGGAACAGCTCGGGCTCACTCACCTTGAACTGACCTGTTTGCCGGCGGAGTTTCATTTCTATCCCGACCGCATCGCGCCCGCCATGGACAAGGCGATCGAGAAGGCCAAGGCGGAAGGTTACGAGCACATTTTCGTCGGCTATGCCGATTGCGGCACTGGCGGCCTGCTCGACCGCGTCATCGAGAAGCATGGCGTCGAGCGCATGGCCGGCCCGCATTGCTTTGCCTTCTATCAAGGCATGGAGGCCTACGCGAAAATCGCCGCCGACGACATGATGTCCTTCTACATGACGGACTTTCTGTGCCGTCAGTTCGATGCCTTCTTCATGAAGCCGCTCGGCCTCGACAAGCACCCGGAGCTGATCAAGGACTATTTCGGCAACTACGAGAAACTGGTCTATCTCGCCCAGACCGACGACCCGGAACTCGACAAGGTCGCGGAAAAGGCCGCCGCTATGCTCGGCCTCGCCTATGAGCGCCGGGCGACCGGCTATGGCGACCTGACGGCTGAAATGGCGCGGGCTGCGGTCGCCTGA
- a CDS encoding methylenetetrahydrofolate reductase C-terminal domain-containing protein, whose amino-acid sequence MSETNPAVTQATLVKKAAPKSDYKPADVSPQRRVQRSFAVRLWSIRHSRLLEWFYSRFADMFLLLHPLWKGIGYGRVEAPIKFVEKRVKGFMFDCRMCGQCILSSTGMSCPMNCPKQLRNGPCGGVRANGNCEVEPDMPCVWVKAWEGSQNMVNSDKILTVQKPVDQSLRETSAWLRVTAQAAAAREAAAAPKTGAAA is encoded by the coding sequence ATGTCTGAGACAAATCCGGCGGTTACCCAGGCCACTCTGGTCAAGAAGGCAGCGCCGAAGTCCGACTACAAGCCGGCCGACGTGTCGCCGCAGCGGCGCGTGCAGCGCTCTTTCGCGGTGAGATTGTGGTCGATCCGGCATTCGCGCCTGCTCGAATGGTTCTATTCCCGTTTCGCCGACATGTTTCTGCTCCTCCACCCTCTGTGGAAGGGCATCGGCTACGGTCGCGTCGAGGCCCCGATCAAATTCGTCGAAAAGCGCGTGAAGGGCTTCATGTTCGACTGCCGCATGTGCGGCCAGTGCATCCTGTCGTCGACCGGCATGTCATGCCCGATGAACTGCCCCAAGCAGCTTCGCAACGGTCCCTGCGGCGGCGTTCGCGCCAACGGCAATTGCGAAGTCGAGCCCGACATGCCCTGCGTCTGGGTCAAGGCCTGGGAAGGTTCGCAGAACATGGTCAACTCTGACAAGATCCTGACCGTGCAGAAGCCGGTCGACCAGTCGTTGCGCGAAACCTCGGCCTGGCTGCGGGTCACCGCGCAGGCGGCGGCCGCCCGTGAAGCCGCGGCTGCCCCAAAGACCGGAGCCGCCGCATGA
- a CDS encoding trimethylamine methyltransferase family protein: MSEHAAVDQEASNARRGRGASGGAAARRAARSGGGPGTQLTYIKRKINVYEVLDEEGLALIEKNTDTVLEEIGIIFRDDAEALQLWKEAGADVKGERVHFPKGLSRSLLKTAPSVYTQHARNSERSVQIGGNATVFAPVYGPPFVRDLDGVRRYATIEDFRNFVKLAYMAPSIHHSGGTVCEPVDVPVNKRHLDMVYSHIKYSDKPFMGSVTAPERAEDTVAMAKLVFGDDFVENNTVLTSLINANSPMVFDETMLGALKVYSRHNQACIVTPFILAGAMSPVTVAGTLTQVLAEVLAGASFTQLIRPGAPVLFGTFASSISMQSGAPTFGTPEPSLVSYGAAQLARRLGLPFRTGGSLCASKVPDAQAAYESANTLNSTILAGTNFVLHSAGWLEGGLASCYEKFMMDIDQLGMTQKFSEGVDLSENGQAMDAIRQVGPGSHYLGCDHTQANFQTAFYRSNIADNNSYEQWLAEGEKTAPQRANELARRWLESYEAPHLDPSIDEALKEFIAKKKGSMPDAFT; the protein is encoded by the coding sequence ATGAGCGAACACGCGGCAGTCGACCAGGAAGCGTCAAACGCGCGGCGTGGGCGCGGTGCGAGCGGCGGAGCAGCGGCCAGGCGCGCGGCGCGCTCCGGCGGCGGACCCGGCACCCAGCTCACCTACATCAAGCGCAAGATCAACGTCTATGAGGTGCTCGACGAGGAGGGCCTCGCACTGATCGAGAAGAACACCGATACGGTGCTCGAGGAGATCGGCATCATTTTTCGCGATGACGCCGAAGCGTTGCAGCTGTGGAAAGAGGCCGGCGCAGACGTCAAGGGCGAGCGCGTGCACTTCCCGAAGGGGCTTTCCCGTTCGCTGCTGAAGACCGCACCGTCCGTCTATACCCAGCACGCCCGCAATTCCGAACGCTCGGTGCAGATTGGCGGCAACGCCACTGTTTTCGCGCCGGTCTATGGCCCGCCCTTCGTACGCGACCTCGACGGCGTCCGCCGCTACGCGACGATCGAGGATTTCCGGAATTTCGTGAAACTCGCCTATATGGCGCCGTCGATCCACCATTCGGGCGGCACGGTGTGCGAGCCGGTCGACGTGCCGGTCAACAAGCGCCACCTCGACATGGTCTACAGCCACATCAAATATTCCGACAAGCCGTTCATGGGCTCGGTGACGGCGCCGGAACGCGCCGAAGACACCGTCGCCATGGCCAAGCTCGTCTTCGGCGACGATTTCGTCGAAAACAACACCGTGCTGACCAGCCTGATCAACGCCAACTCGCCGATGGTGTTCGACGAGACCATGCTGGGCGCGCTGAAGGTTTATTCGCGCCACAACCAGGCCTGCATCGTCACCCCGTTCATCCTGGCCGGCGCGATGAGCCCGGTGACGGTGGCTGGCACGCTGACGCAGGTTCTGGCCGAAGTGCTGGCTGGCGCATCGTTCACGCAGCTGATCCGGCCGGGCGCGCCGGTGCTGTTCGGCACCTTCGCCTCGTCGATCTCGATGCAGTCCGGCGCGCCGACCTTCGGCACGCCGGAGCCGTCGCTGGTGTCCTATGGCGCCGCACAGCTCGCACGCCGGCTCGGCCTGCCGTTCCGCACCGGTGGTTCGCTCTGCGCGTCCAAGGTTCCAGATGCGCAGGCGGCCTATGAAAGCGCCAACACGCTGAACTCGACGATCCTTGCCGGCACCAACTTTGTCCTTCACTCGGCCGGCTGGCTCGAAGGCGGGCTGGCGTCCTGCTACGAAAAATTCATGATGGACATCGACCAGCTCGGCATGACCCAAAAATTCTCCGAGGGCGTCGACCTGTCGGAAAACGGCCAGGCGATGGACGCCATCCGCCAGGTCGGCCCGGGCAGCCACTATCTTGGCTGCGACCACACCCAGGCCAATTTCCAGACGGCGTTCTACCGCTCCAACATTGCCGACAACAATTCCTACGAGCAGTGGCTGGCCGAGGGCGAGAAGACCGCGCCGCAGCGCGCCAACGAACTCGCCCGCCGCTGGCTGGAAAGCTATGAGGCGCCGCATCTCGACCCGAGCATCGACGAAGCGCTGAAGGAGTTCATCGCCAAGAAGAAGGGGTCGATGCCCGACGCCTTCACTTGA
- a CDS encoding DUF4893 domain-containing protein produces the protein MILRPLFAAIGLLCCTLPALADGQVQKLITPADKARLDKYGETRKAALAEAKAGTPAEVKQLDALLAKPLVSFSDKDLTGNWKCRTIKAGGLSPLVIYGWFKCKVTDDGSGWRLEKISGSQRTQGRFFDDGGKRAIYLGSGSVNDDKAKPYGSGPQTDQVGYAFRTGAKEWRIELPAPYYESKLDIIEFKR, from the coding sequence ATGATCCTTCGTCCCCTTTTCGCCGCCATCGGCCTGCTCTGCTGCACCCTGCCCGCCCTTGCCGACGGCCAGGTGCAGAAGCTGATCACGCCTGCCGACAAGGCCCGCCTCGACAAATATGGCGAGACGCGCAAGGCGGCACTCGCCGAGGCGAAGGCCGGCACCCCGGCCGAGGTCAAACAGCTCGATGCCTTGCTGGCGAAGCCACTGGTGTCGTTCTCCGACAAGGACCTGACCGGCAACTGGAAGTGCCGCACCATCAAGGCGGGCGGATTGAGCCCGCTCGTCATCTATGGCTGGTTCAAGTGCAAGGTGACCGACGATGGTTCCGGCTGGCGGCTGGAAAAGATCAGCGGCTCGCAGCGCACCCAGGGCCGCTTTTTCGACGATGGCGGGAAGCGCGCGATCTATCTGGGCTCCGGCTCCGTCAACGACGATAAGGCAAAGCCCTATGGCAGCGGCCCGCAGACCGACCAGGTCGGTTACGCCTTCCGCACCGGCGCCAAGGAATGGCGCATCGAACTTCCCGCGCCCTACTACGAATCGAAGCTCGACATCATCGAGTTCAAGCGTTGA
- the bmt gene encoding betaine--homocysteine S-methyltransferase — translation MTTTNPIDALLAEKGVLLADGATGTNLFAMGLEAGEAPELLNETAPGTITSLHQNFVDAGADIILTNSFGGTRHRLKLHHAQDRVHALNKRAAEIARAVADKAGRKVIVAGSVGPTGELLVPLGAMTYDEAVDAFAEQIEGLKEGGAEVAWIETMSAPDEIRAAAEAAIRVGLPYTYTGSFDTAGRTMMGLLPKDIHGVVDGLSEAPLGVGANCGVGASDILASLLDMTEAKPLATVIVKGNCGIPEFRGTEIHYSGTPELMADYVRLAVDAGAKIVGGCCGTSFQHLAAMRKALDAHTRADRPTVETIVERIGPMRNKVATENTAETSEARRERRRSRA, via the coding sequence ATGACGACTACCAATCCGATCGATGCCTTGCTGGCTGAAAAGGGTGTGCTGCTGGCCGATGGCGCCACGGGCACCAACCTGTTCGCGATGGGCCTGGAGGCCGGCGAGGCACCGGAACTGCTGAACGAGACGGCGCCCGGCACCATCACCAGCCTGCACCAGAATTTCGTCGATGCCGGCGCCGACATCATCCTGACCAACTCCTTCGGCGGCACCCGCCACCGGCTGAAACTCCACCATGCGCAGGACCGCGTGCATGCGCTCAACAAGCGCGCCGCCGAGATTGCCCGGGCCGTTGCCGACAAGGCCGGCCGCAAGGTGATCGTTGCCGGCTCTGTCGGCCCGACCGGCGAATTGCTGGTGCCGCTTGGCGCCATGACCTATGACGAGGCGGTCGACGCTTTCGCCGAGCAGATCGAGGGTCTCAAGGAAGGCGGCGCGGAAGTCGCCTGGATCGAAACCATGTCGGCGCCCGACGAAATCCGCGCGGCCGCCGAAGCGGCGATCCGCGTCGGCCTGCCCTACACCTATACCGGCTCCTTCGACACCGCCGGCCGCACCATGATGGGCCTGCTGCCGAAGGATATCCATGGCGTCGTTGACGGGCTGTCCGAGGCACCGCTCGGCGTTGGCGCCAATTGCGGCGTCGGTGCCTCCGATATCCTGGCCTCGCTGCTCGACATGACTGAGGCGAAGCCGCTGGCGACCGTGATCGTCAAGGGCAATTGCGGCATTCCCGAATTCCGCGGCACCGAGATCCATTATTCCGGCACGCCGGAACTGATGGCCGACTATGTCCGCCTCGCCGTCGATGCCGGTGCGAAAATCGTCGGCGGCTGCTGCGGCACCTCGTTCCAGCATCTTGCCGCCATGCGCAAGGCGCTCGACGCCCACACTAGGGCGGATCGTCCGACTGTAGAGACGATCGTCGAGCGCATCGGTCCGATGCGCAACAAGGTGGCGACGGAAAACACCGCCGAGACCAGCGAAGCCCGCCGCGAGCGTCGCCGCAGCCGGGCCTGA
- a CDS encoding 4Fe-4S dicluster domain-containing protein — protein MILARGMIEGITAALGANGLILRGGFVFSDNDDAAHGASGVPAKSVLLVGQAGAAPWPHFLRWRERQPQQIANPLDSWSRQVIGDVAAAFGARAVSPSDKPYLPFQQWAMRAEGLKPSPLGILMHPQYGLWHAYRGALLFEDEIALPQQGEMIHLCDACVAKPCLKSCPVDAYSREGFAYQACLAHVRGANGGPCRSGGCLDRNACPYGTEYRYPPDVQAFHMASFALAAG, from the coding sequence ATGATTCTTGCGCGCGGCATGATCGAAGGGATCACGGCCGCGCTTGGCGCCAACGGCCTCATCCTGCGCGGCGGTTTTGTTTTTTCCGATAACGACGACGCCGCGCATGGCGCCTCGGGCGTACCGGCAAAATCCGTGCTGCTGGTCGGGCAAGCGGGTGCGGCGCCCTGGCCGCATTTCCTGCGCTGGCGCGAAAGGCAGCCACAGCAAATCGCCAATCCGCTCGACAGCTGGTCACGGCAGGTCATCGGCGATGTGGCGGCGGCATTCGGGGCACGCGCCGTTTCACCGTCCGACAAACCCTATCTGCCGTTCCAGCAATGGGCGATGCGGGCCGAGGGACTGAAACCGTCGCCGCTTGGTATTCTCATGCACCCGCAATACGGGCTTTGGCATGCCTATCGCGGCGCGCTGCTGTTCGAGGACGAGATCGCGCTTCCGCAGCAGGGCGAGATGATCCATCTCTGCGACGCCTGTGTCGCAAAACCCTGCCTGAAATCCTGCCCGGTCGATGCATACTCCAGGGAAGGGTTCGCCTATCAGGCCTGCCTTGCGCATGTTCGGGGAGCGAATGGCGGACCATGCCGGAGCGGCGGTTGCCTCGACCGCAATGCCTGTCCCTATGGCACGGAATATCGCTATCCGCCTGATGTCCAGGCCTTCCATATGGCGAGCTTCGCATTGGCCGCCGGTTGA
- a CDS encoding virulence factor yields the protein MADLIVVYWRDIPAQVIVKKGRQNAKRELPLRFTEAIDMCAMRTGAGGTDDYLAEWRKADPVPVGDDLEAEVEKAFQDLDTKYDRERLVALVKAGGKDNV from the coding sequence ATGGCCGATCTTATCGTCGTCTACTGGCGCGACATTCCTGCCCAGGTCATCGTCAAGAAGGGCCGGCAGAACGCCAAGCGCGAACTGCCGCTGCGCTTCACCGAGGCCATCGACATGTGCGCCATGCGCACCGGCGCCGGCGGCACCGACGACTATCTGGCCGAATGGCGCAAGGCCGATCCGGTTCCGGTCGGCGACGATCTCGAAGCTGAGGTCGAAAAGGCTTTTCAGGACCTCGACACGAAATATGACCGCGAGCGGCTGGTCGCTCTGGTCAAGGCAGGCGGCAAAGACAATGTCTGA
- a CDS encoding vWA domain-containing protein, whose protein sequence is MTCWLRRSHRRNPRSTAVGGVAQQNAQGRGVPADAPATINQPESDTLQAYKPAPAPAPTGEFALDGTTTAPYASRVARVPAAESKLMAPQPTMAPADQVAPQEENRNRVQDFKTNPVHAALEDPVSTFSIDVDTASYSFVRRSLKEGSVPQADTVRVEEMINYFPYDWKGPDSASTPFNSTVSVMPTPWNEHTKLMHVAIKGFDIKPTEQPKANLVFLIDVSGSMDEPDKLPLLKSAFRLLVSKLRADDTISIVTYAGEAGTVLMPTRAAEKDKILNAIDNLTPGGSTAGEAGIREAYKLAQQSFVKDGVNRVMLATDGDFNVGQSDDDDLKRLIEQERKSGVFLSVFGFGHDNLNDQMMQTIAQNGNGTAAYIDTLAEAEKVLVEDASSTLFPIAKDVKIQVEFNPNKVSEYRLIGYETRALNREDFNNDRVDAGDIGSGHSVTAIYEITPKGSGGEQIDPLRYGQATVNNGGVANADEYAFVKIRYKLPTEDVSKLITTPVTSANEVASFDQASTDQRFSVAVAAFGQKLRDEDATAKFGYDRIMEIATAARGADPFGYRSEFLSLVRLASALGGNR, encoded by the coding sequence ATGACGTGCTGGCTACGCCGGTCGCACCGCCGAAACCCGAGATCGACTGCCGTTGGCGGCGTGGCGCAGCAGAATGCGCAAGGACGTGGTGTGCCGGCTGATGCCCCGGCAACAATCAACCAGCCGGAGTCGGACACTTTGCAAGCTTACAAGCCGGCGCCGGCGCCGGCCCCGACAGGCGAGTTCGCGTTGGATGGCACCACGACCGCGCCCTACGCATCGCGGGTTGCCCGCGTGCCGGCTGCCGAGTCCAAGCTGATGGCGCCACAGCCGACCATGGCGCCGGCGGATCAGGTCGCACCGCAGGAGGAGAACCGCAACCGCGTCCAGGATTTCAAGACCAATCCGGTGCATGCCGCACTCGAGGATCCGGTCTCGACCTTCTCGATCGACGTCGACACCGCCTCCTATTCCTTCGTGCGCCGTTCGCTGAAGGAAGGCTCCGTGCCGCAGGCCGACACGGTGCGTGTCGAGGAGATGATCAACTACTTCCCTTATGACTGGAAGGGGCCGGACTCGGCGTCGACGCCGTTCAACTCGACCGTCAGCGTCATGCCGACGCCGTGGAACGAGCACACCAAGCTGATGCATGTCGCCATCAAGGGCTTCGACATCAAGCCGACCGAGCAGCCGAAGGCCAATCTTGTCTTCCTGATCGATGTCTCGGGCTCCATGGATGAACCGGACAAGCTACCGTTGCTCAAGTCGGCATTCCGGCTGCTGGTCAGCAAGCTCAGGGCCGACGACACCATCTCCATCGTCACCTATGCCGGCGAGGCCGGCACCGTGCTGATGCCGACCAGGGCTGCCGAGAAGGACAAGATCCTCAATGCCATCGACAATCTGACGCCCGGCGGTTCGACCGCCGGCGAGGCCGGCATCAGGGAAGCCTACAAGCTTGCCCAGCAATCCTTCGTCAAGGACGGCGTCAACCGGGTGATGCTGGCCACCGATGGCGACTTCAATGTCGGCCAGAGCGACGACGATGATCTGAAACGTTTGATCGAACAGGAGCGCAAGAGCGGTGTCTTCCTGTCGGTTTTCGGCTTCGGCCACGACAATCTGAACGACCAGATGATGCAGACCATCGCCCAGAACGGAAACGGCACGGCAGCCTATATCGACACGCTGGCCGAGGCGGAAAAGGTGCTGGTCGAGGATGCCTCCTCGACGCTGTTCCCGATCGCCAAGGACGTGAAGATCCAGGTCGAGTTCAACCCGAACAAGGTCTCGGAATACCGGCTGATCGGCTACGAGACCCGGGCGCTCAATCGCGAGGACTTCAACAATGACCGCGTCGATGCCGGCGATATCGGCTCTGGCCATTCGGTCACCGCGATCTACGAGATCACGCCGAAAGGCAGCGGCGGCGAGCAGATCGACCCGCTGCGCTATGGCCAGGCCACGGTCAACAATGGCGGCGTCGCCAATGCGGACGAATATGCCTTCGTCAAGATCCGCTACAAGCTGCCCACCGAGGACGTTTCGAAGCTGATCACCACGCCGGTGACCTCGGCCAACGAGGTGGCGTCGTTCGACCAGGCCAGCACCGACCAGCGCTTCTCCGTCGCGGTTGCCGCCTTCGGCCAGAAGTTGCGCGACGAGGATGCGACCGCGAAGTTCGGTTACGACAGGATCATGGAGATTGCCACTGCCGCCCGAGGAGCCGACCCGTTTGGGTACAGGTCCGAGTTCCTCTCGCTTGTGCGCCTTGCCTCGGCGCTGGGCGGTAACCGGTAG
- a CDS encoding RNA polymerase sigma factor: MAMMLDESEASDAELIGRAKGGDRGAFGKLLERHYDFVYRAAYRWCGKKADAEDIAQEVCVRLGKAIRDYRGGGAFTTWLYSVTMNAARDMMRKTARETVKTEAYGVHALISGEAPAESEDPAEALWAAVRQLPDKQRDAVLLVYGEGLSHAAAAEAMAISETTVSWHIHEAKKRLKTLMRSAGEV, from the coding sequence ATGGCGATGATGCTGGATGAGAGCGAAGCCTCCGACGCCGAACTGATCGGGCGGGCGAAGGGCGGAGACAGGGGGGCCTTCGGCAAGTTGCTGGAGCGTCACTACGACTTCGTCTATCGCGCCGCCTATCGCTGGTGCGGGAAGAAGGCCGATGCCGAAGACATCGCCCAGGAAGTCTGTGTCCGGCTCGGCAAGGCGATCCGCGACTATCGCGGCGGCGGCGCCTTCACGACATGGCTCTATTCCGTGACGATGAATGCGGCGCGCGATATGATGCGCAAGACCGCGCGCGAGACGGTGAAGACCGAGGCCTATGGCGTCCATGCGCTGATTTCGGGCGAGGCTCCGGCCGAGAGCGAGGATCCGGCCGAGGCGCTGTGGGCCGCCGTGCGGCAGCTTCCGGACAAGCAACGCGACGCCGTGCTGCTGGTCTATGGCGAGGGCTTGAGCCACGCGGCCGCCGCCGAGGCGATGGCGATCTCGGAGACGACTGTTTCCTGGCACATCCATGAAGCGAAGAAACGGCTGAAGACGCTGATGCGTTCAGCCGGGGAAGTGTGA